A region from the Kribbella shirazensis genome encodes:
- the galK gene encoding galactokinase: MSFEETFGTAPDGSWRAPGRVNLIGEHTDYNDGLVLPIALPNKILVTASKRDDGRIAVASTGHRGVVEFAIDELAPGSVGDWAAYPAGAAWILRESGYPIGGANLMVDSDLPSGAGLSSSAALLCATSVALLGLRDIEVDPAEVARLAQKAENQYVGAPVGLMDQMASMCCTAGHALFFDIRAMSTDQIPFDPPADDLTLLVVDVKAPHRHVDGEYAARRKSCEQAAAELGVPALRSIAFEDLDDALARLSDDVVRRRVRHVVTEIRRVEDAVALMRAGKLRDVGPLFTASHASLRDDFEITVPELDVAVDTALAAGALGARMTGGGFGGCIIALVEAAAAEPVFSAIEKTFAEHGFAAPTSLNATPSAGASRIS; this comes from the coding sequence GTGAGCTTCGAGGAGACTTTCGGTACGGCGCCCGACGGCAGCTGGCGCGCTCCGGGACGAGTGAACCTGATCGGCGAGCACACCGACTACAACGACGGCCTGGTGCTGCCGATCGCCCTGCCGAACAAGATCCTGGTCACCGCCTCGAAGCGCGACGACGGCCGGATCGCGGTCGCCTCCACCGGACACCGCGGGGTGGTCGAGTTCGCGATCGACGAGCTCGCTCCCGGGTCGGTCGGCGACTGGGCGGCGTACCCGGCCGGCGCTGCCTGGATCCTGCGCGAGTCCGGCTACCCGATCGGCGGCGCGAATCTGATGGTCGACTCGGACCTGCCGTCCGGCGCCGGACTGTCCTCCTCCGCGGCGCTGCTCTGCGCGACTTCCGTTGCCCTGCTGGGTTTGCGGGACATCGAGGTCGACCCGGCCGAGGTCGCGCGGCTGGCCCAGAAGGCGGAGAACCAGTACGTCGGCGCACCGGTCGGTCTGATGGACCAGATGGCGTCGATGTGCTGCACCGCGGGTCACGCGTTGTTCTTCGACATCCGGGCGATGTCCACCGACCAGATCCCGTTCGACCCGCCCGCCGACGACCTCACCCTGCTGGTCGTCGACGTGAAGGCGCCGCACCGGCACGTCGACGGCGAGTACGCCGCCCGCCGGAAGAGCTGCGAGCAGGCGGCGGCCGAACTCGGCGTACCGGCACTGCGCTCGATCGCCTTCGAGGACCTCGACGACGCGCTGGCACGGTTGTCCGACGACGTCGTACGGCGTCGCGTGCGGCACGTGGTCACCGAGATCCGCCGGGTCGAGGACGCGGTCGCGCTGATGCGGGCCGGGAAGCTGCGTGACGTCGGGCCGCTGTTCACCGCGTCGCACGCCTCGCTGCGCGACGACTTCGAGATCACCGTTCCGGAGCTGGACGTCGCGGTCGACACCGCGCTCGCGGCCGGCGCCCTCGGTGCGCGGATGACCGGCGGCGGTTTCGGCGGCTGCATCATCGCCCTGGTCGAGGCAGCCGCGGCCGAGCCGGTCTTCTCCGCGATCGAGAAAACGTTTGCGGAACACGGTTTCGCTGCCCCGACCTCGCTGAACGCGACTCCGTCAGCCGGCGCTTCCCGGATCAGCTGA
- a CDS encoding MFS transporter, giving the protein MKVPLGRPYWLLWTAGAISFAGDGIMFGALPLLAASITRDPRIVSLSEAAGNVGWLLLGLISGVMVDRWRRTSTMWIVDAIRAVVAGALAAAVLSGLGTIPLLLVTAFLLGMLAPFFDNAASVVVTDVVVPTALERANGYSQVSLLSLKNLIGPPLGAALFVLSHGLPVLLNAVSFAIAALLVWTIRTSAPARVRAPDRHLGRELREGLVYLWRHKLLRTLCLLLTIVNGVGAGILSILVLYVLEVLHLPEQGFGWLVAIYAVGGVAGAFVTPRLSRRMTTSTNLVAAMVISSVAIIAFGLLTVFVLVAIAAIVLGFGSTWWNVVSITLRQRMIPAELLGRVTAVYRMVAFCAAPLGAVGAGFLAHTTDLRTPYLLLGLLQLAATAVSAPMIRREVRASADPGSAG; this is encoded by the coding sequence GTGAAGGTCCCGCTGGGCCGGCCGTACTGGCTGCTGTGGACCGCTGGTGCGATCTCCTTCGCCGGTGACGGCATCATGTTCGGGGCGCTGCCGTTGCTGGCGGCGTCGATCACCCGGGACCCGCGGATCGTCTCGCTCAGCGAGGCTGCCGGGAACGTCGGCTGGTTGCTGCTCGGCCTGATCTCGGGCGTGATGGTCGACCGCTGGCGGCGTACGTCGACCATGTGGATCGTCGACGCGATCCGGGCCGTGGTGGCCGGAGCTCTCGCGGCCGCTGTGCTGTCAGGACTCGGGACGATCCCGTTGCTGCTGGTGACCGCGTTCCTGCTCGGCATGCTCGCGCCGTTCTTCGACAACGCGGCGTCGGTCGTGGTGACCGATGTCGTCGTACCGACGGCGCTCGAACGCGCCAACGGCTACAGCCAGGTATCGCTGCTGTCGCTGAAGAACCTGATCGGTCCGCCGCTCGGCGCTGCGTTGTTCGTGCTGAGCCACGGGCTTCCGGTGCTGCTCAACGCGGTCTCCTTCGCGATCGCGGCCCTGCTGGTGTGGACGATCCGTACGTCGGCGCCGGCCCGCGTCCGCGCTCCCGACCGGCACCTCGGGCGCGAGCTCCGCGAAGGCCTGGTGTACCTGTGGCGGCACAAACTCCTGCGGACCCTCTGCCTGCTGCTGACGATCGTGAACGGCGTTGGGGCCGGGATCCTCTCGATCCTGGTGCTCTACGTGCTCGAGGTGCTGCACCTGCCGGAGCAGGGGTTCGGCTGGCTGGTCGCGATCTACGCCGTCGGCGGGGTCGCCGGTGCCTTCGTCACGCCGCGCCTGTCTCGGCGGATGACGACCAGCACCAATCTGGTCGCTGCGATGGTGATCAGCAGCGTGGCGATCATCGCGTTCGGCCTGCTCACGGTGTTCGTCCTGGTCGCGATCGCCGCGATCGTGCTCGGCTTCGGCAGCACCTGGTGGAACGTCGTCTCGATCACCCTGCGGCAGCGGATGATCCCGGCCGAGCTGCTCGGCCGGGTGACCGCGGTCTACCGGATGGTCGCGTTCTGCGCCGCACCGCTGGGCGCGGTCGGCGCCGGGTTCCTCGCCCACACCACCGACCTGCGGACGCCGTACCTCCTCCTCGGACTGCTCCAACTCGCCGCCACCGCGGTGTCCGCGCCGATGATCCGCCGCGAGGTGCGGGCGTCAGCTGATCCGGGAAGCGCCGGCTGA
- a CDS encoding DeoR family transcriptional regulator encodes MNPAGAEPPRGRGGQLAAQRQATIVAEVNSRGAVTVAELVDRFGVSDMTIRRDLDALDSSGLLHKVHGGATSVGLRSAHEPGFDAKLTQESAAKQAIAAEAATRVQPDSAIGIGAGTTTYALARQLLRVENLTVVTNSARIADVFHGNGRSDRTVVLIGGIRTPSDALVGPIATAALASLHLDLLFLGAHGVDAEHGLSTPNLMEAETNRSFIAASREVVVVADHTKWGTVGLSTFATWSDLDVIVTDNGLSTAARKAMRDTGCDLVIAS; translated from the coding sequence GTGAACCCAGCCGGAGCAGAACCGCCCCGCGGTCGCGGTGGCCAGTTGGCCGCCCAGCGCCAGGCCACGATCGTTGCCGAGGTCAACAGTCGTGGCGCGGTCACGGTGGCCGAGCTGGTCGATCGGTTCGGGGTCTCGGACATGACGATCCGCCGCGACCTGGACGCCCTGGACTCCAGCGGCCTGCTGCACAAGGTGCACGGCGGCGCGACATCGGTCGGGCTGCGCAGCGCCCACGAGCCGGGCTTCGACGCCAAGCTGACGCAGGAGTCCGCGGCCAAGCAGGCGATCGCGGCCGAGGCCGCCACCCGGGTGCAGCCGGACAGCGCGATCGGTATCGGCGCGGGTACGACGACGTACGCGCTGGCGCGTCAGCTGTTGCGGGTCGAGAACTTGACAGTTGTCACGAACTCGGCGCGGATCGCGGACGTGTTCCACGGCAACGGCCGCTCGGACCGCACCGTCGTACTGATCGGCGGCATCCGGACCCCGTCGGACGCGCTGGTGGGGCCGATCGCGACCGCGGCGCTGGCGTCGTTGCACCTGGACCTGTTGTTCCTCGGGGCACACGGCGTCGACGCCGAGCACGGGCTGAGCACGCCGAACCTGATGGAGGCCGAGACCAACCGCTCGTTCATCGCGGCGAGCCGTGAGGTCGTCGTGGTCGCGGACCACACCAAGTGGGGGACCGTCGGCCTGAGCACGTTCGCGACCTGGTCCGACCTGGACGTGATCGTCACCGACAACGGCCTCTCGACCGCCGCCCGCAAGGCCATGCGCGACACGGGATGTGACCTCGTCATCGCGTCGTGA
- a CDS encoding GNAT family N-acetyltransferase: MRFPEDVPVLTDDAVTLRAHTADDVEPAYRMCQDPVMQEWTTIPVPYLHEHAVHYLTELIPAGWRENTLWAWAIEYDGKYVGTIDLRDGEGGVGEVGFAVSPEVRGRGVMTRALKLAVRYAFDTLGWERVIWRAFVGNYASRRVAWKVGFHGLVTIPGGGRSRGVRKDEWVASVGKDDELEPKRPWWTIPVLEGGGIRLRELRTSDAQRVMEACADERTQRWLTGMPSPYGLDDARGFIDSRPDAAAGGEAVAWAIADPATDELLGNISVFGLQQRMDKTIGEIGYWMHPEARGRKVMSTAVELVLAHAFRPIEDGGLGRRRLVLKCADVNTASAHVAEINGFTRVGSERLADPRRDGSYDNLLTYDLLAEEYSVR, from the coding sequence ATGCGATTCCCCGAGGACGTGCCTGTGCTGACCGACGACGCGGTGACCCTGCGTGCGCACACGGCCGACGACGTAGAGCCGGCGTACCGGATGTGCCAGGACCCGGTGATGCAGGAGTGGACCACCATCCCGGTCCCGTACCTGCACGAGCACGCCGTGCACTACCTCACCGAGCTGATCCCGGCCGGCTGGCGCGAGAACACCCTGTGGGCCTGGGCGATCGAGTACGACGGGAAGTACGTCGGCACGATCGATCTGCGCGACGGCGAGGGCGGCGTCGGCGAGGTCGGGTTCGCGGTGTCGCCGGAGGTCCGGGGCCGGGGCGTGATGACGCGGGCCCTGAAGCTCGCGGTCCGGTACGCGTTCGACACGCTCGGCTGGGAACGGGTGATCTGGCGGGCGTTCGTCGGCAACTACGCGAGCCGCCGGGTCGCATGGAAGGTGGGGTTCCACGGCCTGGTGACGATTCCGGGCGGCGGCCGGTCGCGCGGCGTACGGAAGGACGAGTGGGTCGCGTCGGTCGGCAAGGACGACGAGCTCGAGCCGAAGCGTCCGTGGTGGACGATCCCGGTCCTGGAGGGCGGTGGGATCCGGCTGCGGGAGCTGCGAACGTCGGACGCCCAGCGGGTGATGGAAGCGTGCGCCGACGAGCGGACCCAACGGTGGCTGACCGGCATGCCGTCGCCGTACGGACTGGACGACGCGAGGGGATTCATCGACAGCCGGCCGGACGCGGCGGCCGGCGGTGAGGCGGTGGCCTGGGCCATCGCCGACCCGGCGACCGACGAACTGCTCGGCAACATCAGCGTGTTCGGGCTGCAGCAGCGGATGGACAAGACCATCGGCGAGATCGGGTACTGGATGCACCCGGAAGCCCGCGGCCGCAAGGTGATGTCGACAGCAGTGGAGCTGGTGCTCGCGCACGCGTTCCGGCCGATCGAGGACGGCGGTCTGGGCCGGCGCCGGCTGGTGCTGAAGTGCGCCGACGTGAACACCGCGTCCGCGCACGTTGCCGAGATCAACGGCTTCACGCGCGTCGGCAGCGAACGGCTCGCGGACCCGCGCCGCGACGGCAGCTACGACAACCTCCTCACCTACGACCTCCTCGCCGAGGAGTACTCGGTCCGCTGA
- a CDS encoding GNAT family N-acetyltransferase, protein MRDREELVRRWQAGWSVSRGWTTVEEDNDGILIVRAGEESRPTEYVVLDADDKPERVERAAQLALADGGGRGSGWITLATDDKEARIEQLEDLGLEVQQDQDWLMTIQLSEQPALKLHERYALHTELEEDLIITRATLHGGVVSSGRMAVVGEDAVADRIETDPAHRRRGLGSAVMASLVEAAAAKGAKRGILIASIDGLRLYRSLGWKVIADIVIARSR, encoded by the coding sequence GTGAGAGATCGTGAGGAACTCGTCCGCCGTTGGCAGGCCGGGTGGTCCGTCTCGCGGGGCTGGACCACGGTTGAGGAGGACAACGACGGCATCCTGATCGTCCGGGCAGGTGAGGAGAGCCGGCCGACCGAGTACGTCGTACTGGATGCCGATGACAAACCGGAGCGGGTGGAACGCGCGGCCCAGCTGGCCCTCGCCGACGGCGGCGGGCGCGGCTCGGGCTGGATCACGCTGGCCACCGACGACAAGGAAGCCCGGATCGAGCAGCTGGAGGACCTCGGCCTCGAGGTCCAGCAGGACCAGGACTGGCTGATGACGATCCAGCTGTCGGAGCAGCCGGCCCTCAAGCTGCACGAGCGCTACGCGTTGCACACCGAGCTCGAGGAAGACCTGATCATCACCCGCGCCACGTTGCACGGCGGAGTGGTGTCGAGCGGCCGGATGGCCGTGGTCGGCGAGGATGCGGTGGCCGACAGGATCGAGACGGATCCGGCGCACCGGCGGCGCGGGCTCGGCAGCGCGGTGATGGCCTCGCTGGTCGAGGCGGCCGCGGCAAAGGGCGCCAAGCGCGGCATCCTGATCGCGTCGATCGACGGCCTGCGGCTGTACCGGAGCCTGGGATGGAAGGTCATCGCGGACATCGTCATCGCGCGCTCGCGCTGA
- a CDS encoding CAP domain-containing protein encodes MLTLTNQERAKAGCGPLRTNNALTDAAQAHASDMVDQHYFAHDSLDGRSPFDRMRDAGFTGGAMAENIAAGYSTAAAVVEGWMNSEGHRRNMLNCKYTMIGIGYDSGVIKPEWGNGSWVQNFGG; translated from the coding sequence GTGCTGACGCTGACCAACCAGGAGCGGGCGAAGGCCGGCTGCGGTCCGTTGCGGACCAACAACGCGCTCACGGACGCGGCCCAGGCGCATGCCTCCGACATGGTCGACCAGCACTACTTCGCGCACGACAGTCTGGACGGCCGCAGCCCGTTCGACCGGATGAGGGACGCCGGGTTCACCGGTGGCGCGATGGCCGAGAACATCGCCGCCGGCTACTCGACGGCCGCGGCCGTGGTGGAAGGCTGGATGAACAGCGAGGGCCACCGGAGGAACATGCTGAACTGCAAGTACACGATGATCGGCATCGGGTACGACAGCGGTGTGATCAAACCCGAATGGGGCAACGGGAGCTGGGTCCAGAACTTCGGCGGCTGA
- a CDS encoding CAP domain-containing protein: protein MTDSPTPRRHRGSRRAPRRSRGLVGPIVSALSVLVAIGPVVWLMSRDTSQVDDAKVLNVSENTRVDGGSAATTAGSPSITVTKTLPNGRTTIAVVGPPAIGSAPTPSGPATGSPDTSGTPDDTPSDAPTTPGTPGTPGTLTTSTAPTAGVTTVSVSPTAPRSTRGQTARPKPTTVSTTPTRTPTTTRSTEPTPSDTQDPPSGGGTNAQEQQVLEYTNRIREQQGCRPLRLDSALVEAAGKHASDMVRRHYLDHTNPDGEDPGDRMADAGYRGSSWGENIAAGYDSAQKVVAAWMQSDGHRKNILNCRFTTIGVGYDPGQVKSGYGPGSWVQDFGRS from the coding sequence ATGACGGATTCGCCTACCCCCCGGCGGCACCGCGGCAGTAGACGGGCTCCCCGGCGGAGCCGTGGCCTGGTCGGCCCGATCGTCAGCGCACTGTCGGTCCTGGTCGCGATCGGCCCGGTCGTCTGGCTGATGTCCCGCGACACCTCGCAGGTCGACGACGCCAAGGTGCTGAACGTCTCCGAGAACACCCGCGTCGACGGTGGTTCAGCCGCCACCACGGCGGGCAGCCCCTCGATCACCGTCACGAAGACACTGCCGAACGGCCGGACGACCATCGCGGTCGTCGGTCCGCCGGCGATCGGCTCGGCGCCGACTCCGTCCGGTCCGGCGACGGGCTCACCGGACACCTCGGGTACGCCGGACGACACGCCCAGCGACGCACCGACCACACCGGGTACGCCGGGCACGCCGGGCACGCTGACAACCTCGACGGCGCCGACGGCCGGCGTCACGACCGTGAGCGTGTCGCCGACCGCGCCCCGCAGTACGCGCGGTCAGACCGCCCGGCCGAAGCCGACGACGGTCAGCACGACGCCGACGCGTACTCCGACCACGACCCGGAGCACCGAGCCGACACCGAGCGACACGCAGGATCCGCCGAGCGGTGGCGGGACGAACGCCCAGGAGCAGCAGGTCCTCGAGTACACCAACCGGATCCGTGAGCAGCAGGGCTGCCGCCCGCTGCGGCTGGACAGTGCGCTCGTCGAGGCAGCTGGGAAGCACGCGTCGGACATGGTCCGGCGGCACTACCTGGACCACACCAACCCCGACGGGGAGGATCCCGGCGACCGGATGGCGGACGCCGGGTACCGCGGGTCGAGCTGGGGCGAGAACATCGCGGCCGGCTACGACAGCGCACAGAAGGTGGTTGCGGCCTGGATGCAGAGCGACGGCCACCGGAAGAACATCCTGAACTGCCGGTTCACCACGATCGGCGTCGGGTACGACCCCGGCCAGGTCAAGTCGGGCTACGGACCGGGCAGCTGGGTCCAGGACTTCGGCCGTAGCTGA
- a CDS encoding GlxA family transcriptional regulator: protein MRTVAVLAYDGMSPFHLSVPCLVLGERRGLPARYDVLVCAEQPGSFGTSAGFGITVDHGLEAMRRADVVVLPSWEPGLVASDVLLDAIRRAHARGAMVVGLCLGAFLVAESGIADGREVVTHWRFADELQSRYPQVKVRADVLWSDQGDLVTSAGTAASLDCCLHLVRTHHGVELAERVARDIVVAPHRSGSQAQYIPVPVPPDPADDVIEKAMLWARARLDQPVSLDEWAAAVALSRRTFTRQFRARTGSSGQAWLLRQRLDRARLLLETTELSIERVASESGFGSSDALRHHFHSVLGTTPQRHRQEFYSSTSRV, encoded by the coding sequence ATGCGTACTGTCGCGGTTCTCGCGTACGACGGGATGAGCCCGTTCCACCTGTCCGTGCCGTGCCTGGTGCTCGGCGAACGGCGCGGGCTGCCGGCGCGGTACGACGTACTGGTCTGCGCCGAGCAGCCGGGGTCGTTCGGCACCAGCGCCGGGTTCGGGATCACGGTGGATCACGGGCTCGAGGCGATGCGGCGGGCCGATGTCGTGGTGCTGCCGAGTTGGGAGCCCGGTCTGGTCGCGTCCGACGTACTGCTGGACGCGATCCGGCGGGCGCACGCGCGGGGAGCGATGGTGGTCGGGCTGTGCCTCGGCGCGTTCCTGGTGGCGGAGAGCGGGATCGCGGACGGGCGCGAGGTGGTGACGCACTGGCGGTTCGCCGACGAGCTGCAGTCGCGGTACCCGCAGGTGAAGGTCCGCGCCGACGTGCTGTGGTCGGATCAGGGCGATCTGGTCACCTCGGCGGGTACGGCGGCCTCGCTGGACTGCTGCCTGCACCTGGTCCGGACGCATCACGGGGTCGAACTGGCGGAGCGAGTCGCCCGGGACATCGTGGTGGCACCGCATCGGAGTGGATCGCAGGCGCAGTACATCCCGGTGCCCGTGCCGCCGGATCCGGCCGACGACGTGATCGAGAAGGCGATGCTGTGGGCGCGGGCGCGGCTCGACCAGCCGGTGTCGCTGGACGAATGGGCCGCGGCGGTGGCGCTGTCGCGGCGTACGTTCACGCGGCAGTTCCGGGCGCGGACCGGGAGTTCGGGACAGGCGTGGTTGTTGCGCCAGCGGCTGGACCGGGCTCGGTTGTTGCTGGAGACAACCGAGCTGTCGATCGAGCGGGTGGCGTCGGAGAGTGGGTTCGGGAGCAGCGACGCGTTGCGGCACCACTTCCACAGCGTGCTCGGTACGACGCCGCAGCGGCATCGGCAGGAGTTCTACAGCAGCACGAGCAGGGTGTAG
- a CDS encoding MBL fold metallo-hydrolase yields the protein MEITHIGGPTAVLNLGGLSFLIDPAFDEPRDYQLPGRVMTKLTGPAIPAAELGPIDVALVSHDEHKDNLDDAGRALLPSIPTVLSTPGAATRIAGVRGLENWESIDLPRPDGGAITVTGVPALHGPEGAEAILGVVTGFVLQGDGLPTVYVSGDNASLGLVKEIVDRFAPIDVAVLFAGAARTTLMNGAALTLTSDDAVEAARLLDPATIVPVHTEGWTHFTEGPDQLQAAFHEAGLDHRLNLLPHGVPTTLG from the coding sequence ATGGAGATCACGCACATCGGCGGCCCGACCGCCGTCCTGAACCTCGGCGGCCTCTCGTTCCTGATCGACCCGGCGTTCGACGAGCCCCGTGACTACCAGCTCCCGGGCCGGGTGATGACCAAGCTCACCGGGCCGGCGATCCCGGCCGCGGAGCTCGGGCCGATCGACGTCGCCCTGGTCTCGCACGACGAGCACAAGGACAACCTCGACGACGCCGGCCGCGCGCTGCTGCCGTCGATCCCGACCGTCCTGTCGACGCCCGGCGCGGCCACCCGCATCGCCGGCGTCCGCGGCCTGGAGAACTGGGAGTCGATCGACCTGCCCCGGCCGGACGGCGGCGCGATCACGGTGACCGGCGTACCCGCCCTGCACGGCCCGGAAGGCGCCGAGGCGATCCTCGGTGTGGTCACCGGGTTCGTCCTGCAGGGCGACGGGTTGCCGACCGTCTACGTGTCCGGCGACAACGCGTCTCTCGGCCTGGTGAAGGAGATCGTCGACCGCTTCGCACCGATCGACGTGGCGGTCCTGTTCGCGGGCGCCGCGCGGACGACGCTGATGAACGGCGCAGCCCTCACCCTCACGTCGGACGACGCCGTCGAGGCCGCTCGCCTGCTCGATCCGGCAACCATCGTCCCGGTCCACACCGAAGGCTGGACCCACTTCACCGAGGGCCCCGACCAACTCCAGGCAGCCTTCCACGAAGCCGGCCTCGACCACCGCCTCAACCTCCTCCCCCACGGCGTCCCCACAACCCTTGGTTGA
- a CDS encoding lamin tail domain-containing protein, with amino-acid sequence MFVRGFRTLFSAATAAVVLAGTAALAPLPAEAAITVVLSGIQYDPPGTDYRTNAQLNNEFFTVRNISTRPINLSGFRVLDAANHVFVFPRGYVLPGRSTVIVRTGKNRNRALTLYWNQGNYIWNNTGDTARFQTPAGKTFDTCTYTAVAGRYRVGC; translated from the coding sequence TTGTTCGTACGAGGCTTCCGCACGCTCTTTTCCGCCGCCACGGCCGCCGTGGTGCTCGCCGGTACGGCGGCACTCGCGCCACTGCCGGCCGAGGCGGCGATCACGGTGGTGCTGAGCGGGATCCAGTACGACCCGCCGGGCACCGACTACCGCACCAACGCCCAACTGAACAACGAGTTCTTCACCGTCCGGAACATCAGCACGCGGCCGATCAACCTGTCCGGGTTCCGCGTGCTCGACGCCGCCAACCACGTGTTCGTGTTCCCGCGCGGCTACGTACTCCCGGGCCGCTCGACCGTGATCGTCCGGACCGGCAAGAACCGCAACCGCGCCCTCACCCTGTACTGGAACCAGGGCAACTACATCTGGAACAACACCGGCGACACCGCCCGCTTCCAGACGCCGGCCGGGAAGACCTTCGACACCTGCACCTACACGGCGGTCGCCGGCCGCTACCGGGTCGGCTGTTAG
- a CDS encoding MOSC domain-containing protein produces the protein MSVAKVAALAYYPVKGLAGVPVESAEVGPTGLLNDRLFMLVEPDGTFLSQRKLPAMATLRASLSGDGLRLSAPGAPALEADIRYDGKRRDVSLFGKWFGQGVAQDPAVDAWFTDRLGTPAALVRVTPEHERPGWGAHRGLTGFGDAHALMITSQASLDELNARILEHGGDAIPMNRFRPNLVISGWTEPHTEDKVLRMTAGAVEIGYSARGIRCAVPTVDQATGAKSGPEPTRTLATYRREPAYGGGVSFGIKAAVLAPGTLRVGDEITVHEWIPDGADPAPALR, from the coding sequence GTGTCTGTCGCGAAGGTTGCCGCCCTGGCCTACTACCCGGTGAAGGGCCTCGCCGGAGTCCCTGTCGAGTCCGCCGAGGTCGGGCCGACCGGCCTGCTGAACGACCGCCTGTTCATGCTCGTCGAGCCGGACGGCACGTTCCTCAGCCAGCGCAAACTGCCCGCGATGGCCACACTCCGCGCGTCGCTGTCCGGCGACGGTCTGCGGTTGTCGGCGCCCGGCGCGCCCGCCCTCGAGGCCGACATCCGGTACGACGGGAAGCGCCGCGACGTCAGCCTCTTCGGGAAATGGTTCGGTCAGGGCGTGGCGCAGGATCCGGCCGTGGATGCGTGGTTCACCGACCGCCTCGGTACGCCGGCCGCGCTGGTGCGAGTGACGCCCGAGCACGAGCGGCCCGGCTGGGGAGCGCACCGCGGGCTGACCGGGTTCGGTGACGCGCACGCGTTGATGATCACGTCGCAGGCCTCACTCGACGAATTGAACGCGCGCATCCTCGAGCACGGCGGCGACGCGATCCCGATGAACCGCTTCCGGCCGAACCTGGTGATCTCCGGCTGGACCGAGCCGCACACCGAGGACAAGGTGCTCCGGATGACCGCCGGCGCGGTCGAGATCGGGTACTCCGCGCGCGGCATCCGCTGCGCCGTCCCGACCGTCGATCAGGCCACCGGTGCCAAGTCCGGGCCGGAACCGACCCGGACGCTGGCGACCTACCGGCGCGAACCGGCGTACGGCGGCGGCGTCAGCTTCGGCATCAAGGCCGCAGTACTTGCCCCCGGCACCCTTCGGGTAGGCGACGAGATCACCGTCCACGAATGGATCCCGGACGGCGCCGACCCCGCCCCCGCCCTCCGCTAA
- a CDS encoding helix-turn-helix domain-containing protein translates to MQDVQSFAAALHRVRRHAGLSYRQLAERAHYSHPHLIRATSGKQLPSWEVAAAFLSGCGVPADLMPVWRRRWEEAGRDPRDIVRLLETAESLEDLGAAVAALARPRSLRVLEQQTGIPRATIQAWFRGARLAGRDRLDHLVHSVGATPAERAAVAEALDRLSSDRERAGTTPDRLSSGRDRADAAQERLSSGTLPPVRAA, encoded by the coding sequence GTGCAGGATGTGCAGAGCTTCGCCGCGGCCTTACACCGGGTACGTCGTCACGCGGGGCTGAGCTATCGCCAGTTGGCGGAGCGTGCGCACTACTCGCATCCGCACCTGATCCGCGCGACCAGCGGCAAGCAACTGCCCAGCTGGGAGGTTGCGGCGGCGTTCCTGTCCGGGTGCGGAGTACCCGCGGATCTGATGCCGGTCTGGCGCCGGCGGTGGGAGGAGGCGGGTCGCGACCCGCGCGACATCGTGCGCTTGCTGGAGACCGCCGAGAGCCTCGAGGACCTGGGGGCCGCCGTCGCGGCGCTCGCCCGGCCGCGATCGTTACGGGTGCTGGAGCAGCAGACCGGGATCCCGCGCGCGACGATCCAGGCGTGGTTCCGGGGAGCCCGGCTGGCCGGGCGCGACCGGCTCGACCACCTCGTCCACTCGGTCGGAGCCACGCCGGCCGAGCGCGCGGCCGTCGCCGAAGCCCTCGACCGCCTCAGCAGCGACCGGGAGCGCGCCGGCACCACGCCGGACCGGCTCAGCTCCGGCCGGGACCGCGCCGACGCCGCCCAGGAACGGCTCAGCTCCGGAACACTGCCGCCGGTGCGCGCGGCGTGA